The Musa acuminata AAA Group cultivar baxijiao chromosome BXJ2-2, Cavendish_Baxijiao_AAA, whole genome shotgun sequence genome has a segment encoding these proteins:
- the LOC103971038 gene encoding CDPK-related kinase 3, which yields MGQCHGKNISIGGGRGRHRRRNPRHPDDGGEVGDGNTATATNTPQPGDSGHVTPIYSSSCWPSPYTQGSASPFPAGVSPSPASSTPRRFFRRPFPPPSPAKHIKAALAKRLDPGRLKEGTTAEDGTGNAEKPTLNKNFGYGKNFGSKYELGKEVGRGHFGNTCLAKAKKGDIKGQTVAVKIVSKAKMTTPISIEDVSREVKILKALSGHKNLVKFYEACEDAHNVYIIMEFCEGGELLDRILARGGRYTEEDAKAIIVQMLGVVAFCHLQGVVHRDLKPENFLFTSKDENAVMKLIDFGLSDFIRPDERLNDIVGSAYYVAPEVLHKSYSTEADMWSIGVIVYILLCGSRPFWARTESGIFRSVLRADPNLDDTPWPAVSPEAKDFVTRLLNKDYRKRLTAAQALTHPWLRSEQTQIPLDMLIYKLIKSYLRATPLKQAALKALSKALTEDGLFYLRSQFELLEPNKDGFISFQNFQKALMEKTTEAMKLSGVTDILNVLEALSSRSMDFDEFCAAAISPYQLEALGQWEQIATAAFSYFEEEGNQVLSVEELAQELNITTTSHSFLQDWIRQEDGKLSFLGYTKYLHGVTIRSTNVRHN from the exons ATGGGCCAGTGCCACGGCAAGAACATCTCCATCGGCGGGGGCAGAGGACGCCATCGACGCCGGAATCCGAGGCACCCTGACGATGGTGGGGAAGTCGGAGATGGCAATACCGCCACCGCCACCAACACCCCTCAGCCCGGGGACAGTGGCCATGTAACCCCCATCTACTCGTCCTCCTGCTGGCCCAGCCCATACACCCAGGGCTCCGCCAGCCCATTCCCGGCCGGAGTCTCCCCCTCGCCGGCCAGTTCTACCCCGCGGCGATTCTTCCGCCGCCccttcccgccaccgtcgcccgcGAAGCACATTAAGGCGGCGCTCGCCAAGCGCCTGGACCCGGGGAGGCTCAAGGAGGGGACCACCGCCGAGGACGGTACGGGGAATGCCGAGAAGCCTACGCTAAATAAGAACTTCGGGTATGGAAAGAACTTCGGGTCCAAGTATGAGCTCGGGAAGGAGGTGGGGCGGGGGCATTTCGGGAATACGTGTTTGGCTAAGGCGAAGAAGGGGGACATCAAGGGCCAAACCGTTGCCGTCAAGATCGTCTCCAAAGCTAAG ATGACAACACCAATATCAATTGAAGATGTTAGTAGGGAGGTGAAAATTCTGAAGGCTTTGTCTGGGCACAAAAATCTTGTTAAATTTTATGAAGCATGTGAGGATGCCCATAATGTCTACATAATCATGGA ATTTTGTGAAGGTGGAGAATTATTAGATAGAATCTTAGCCag AGGTGGAAGGTACACAGAGGAAGATGCCAAAGCAATTATTGTGCAGATGCTGGGTGTGGTAGCCTTTTGTCATCTTCAAGGTGTTGTGCATCGTGATCTAAAGCCAGAG AATTTTCTCTTCACCAGTAAAGATGAAAATGCTGTTATGAAGTTAATTGATTTTGGTCTTTCTGATTTTATCAGACCAG ATGAAAGATTAAATGACATTGTTGGAAGTGCATACTATGTTGCACCTGAAGTCCTACATAAATCATACAGTACAGAAGCAGATATGTGGAGCATTGGTGTTATAGTTTATATTCTATTATGTGGAAGTAGACCTTTCTGGGCACGAACTGAATCAGGAATCTTCCGTTCTGTTTTGAGAGCCGATCCTAATTTGGATGACACCCCTTGGCCTGCTGTATCCCCAGAAGCTAAAGATTTTGTGACAAGGCTTTTGAATAAGGACTACAGGAAAAGATTGACAGCTGCTCAGGCCTTGA CTCACCCTTGGTTGCGAAGCGAACAAACACAAATTCCTTTAGATATGCTTATATATAAGTTAATCAAATCATACCTTCGTGCCACACCTCTAAAGCAGGCTGCACTAAAG GCACTATCTAAAGCTCTAACTGAGGATGGGCTCTTCTATCTACGATCACAGTTTGAGCTACTAGAACCGAACAAAGATGGGTTCATCTCCTTTCAAAACTTTCAGAAG GCACTCATGGAAAAGACAACTGAAGCCATGAAGTTGTCCGGGGTTACTGACATTCTGAATGTG TTGGAGGCACTATCATCCAGAAGCATGGATTTCGATGAGTTTTGTGCTGCTGCTATCAGCCCTTATCAGCTTGAGGCTTTGGGACAATGGGAGCAGATAGCCACCGCAGCATTTTCATACTTCGAAGAGGAGGGAAATCAGGTTCTCTCAGTCGAAGAGCTTGCGCAG GAATTGAACATCACCACAACTTCTCACTCCTTTCTGCAAGACTGGATTAGACAAGAAGATGGCAAGCTCAGCTTTCTTGGATACACCAAATATCTACATGGCGTAACCATCCGCAGCACAAACGTGAGACATAACTAA
- the LOC103973651 gene encoding kinesin-like protein KIN-7F, with product MIPSLEGHSSILSPLPPPLSSGVADIWRSHRGGMGTIGHDEVAPWEKAEGRRKEERILVSVRVRPLNAKEIGRNDPSDWECRNNTTIVFKNAHSERTMYPTAYTFDKVFGCECDTRHVYDEGAKEVALSVVDGINASIFAYGQTSSGKTYTMTGITEYAMEDIYDYIKRHEERDFVLKFSAMEIYNEVVRDLLSTDTSPLRLLDDAERGTVVEKLTEETLRDQWHLKELLCVCEAQRQVGETSLNEMSSRSHQILRLTIQSTAHEFTGRGSSTTLLAAVNFIDLAGSERASQSPSAGTRLKEGCHINRSLLTLGTVIRKLSKGRTGHIPYRDSKLTRILQPFLGGNGRTAIICTMSPARSHIEQSRNTLSFASCAKQIVTNAHVNVLMSDKALIKHLQKELARLENELRYRGAASITYHPDALSEKDAQIKKMEREIKELMQQRDLAQSRLEHLLRPMADDQFSRQWEESSQSELSYLHSACEDALSISDVSGVTYQIPDFDSSMFGRPEEGNNYNICLEFSDTMNPPSKHIPQQGRDEIIGAAYADSEDQCKEVQCIEIHALSTNRSDEFNLLLNDEDDSLLHLTDEKMLGDPTAESLGNAHWIPAKEQSMKIATRTIENFVKLRTDGLSSTLPSMQTLMNSRELGLTRSKSCNASMMSSSIVSWLQNVERDKSTQPDILKEFAEKPSEDQRRLENETPSIGESEDLEKSTSFEVLKTEDIKAVHEEVDTGAHDSYSGKIETEETTDQLTEDMIPETQATRLQTIEAVKTVEDAAMDALEFQREQQEIIQLWHACEVPLVHRSCFFLLFKGDPADSFYMEVERRRLSFLRNSFALGNVGGVAAEDGHIFSLASSSRYIRREREMLCREMHKKLSSAEREALYAKWGIALNSRQRSLQLAQLLWTQTDLQHVRESASLVAELIGFEEHGQAMKEMFGLSFTPQKTHKRSSSWWHGKFPLL from the exons ATGATCCCTTCTTTAGAAGGTCATTCGTCTATTCTCTCTCCCCTTCCACCTCCTCTCAGTTCTGGCGTAGCAGATATTTGGAGATCCCACAG GGGAGGGATGGGAACAATCGGCCATGACGAGGTTGCGCCATGGGAGAAGGCAGAGGGGAGAAGGAAGGAGGAGAGGATACTGGTCTCGGTGAGGGTAAGGCCCCTCAATGCGAAGGAGATTGGGAGGAATGACCCCTCGGATTGGGAGTGCAGGAACAACACCACCATCGTCTTCAAGAACGCCCATTCCGAGCGAACAATGTATCCAACAGCCTACACATTTG ACAAAGTATTTGGGTGCGAGTGCGACACGAGACATGTTTATGATGAAGGAGCTAAGGAAGTCGCTCTCTCTGTCGTCGATGGAATCAATG CAAGTATATTTGCATATGGACAAACAAGCAGTGGAAAGACATACACAATGACCGGGATAACCGAATATGCCATGGAAGACATATATGACTACATAAAGAGG CACGAGGAAAGAGATTTTGTTCTAAAATTCTCGGCAATGGAGATATACAACGAAGTGGTAAGAGATCTCCTGAGCACTGACACCTCTCCTCTCAGGCTTCTCGATGATGCAGAG AGAGGGACTGTTGTGGAGAAACTTACAGAGGAAACTCTAAGGGACCAGTGGCATCTCAAGGAACTCCTTTGTGTGTGTGAAG CACAACGACAGGTCGGAGAGACGTCCTTAAACGAAATGAGCTCTCGATCGCATCAGATACTGAGACTG ACAATCCAGAGTACCGCTCACGAATTCACGGGAAGAGGAAGTTCAACTACTCTTCTAGCTGCTGTG AATTTTATTGATTTAGCAGGAAGTGAACGGGCATCTCAATCACCATCTGCTGGTACTCGGCTCAAAGAGGGTTGCCATATCAATCGGAGCTTGCTTACCCTTGGAACTGTCATCCGCAAGCTAAG CAAAGGGAGAACTGGACACATTCCATATCGAGATTCCAAGTTGACACGCATATTACAACCCTTCTTGGGAGGTAATGGAAGAACTGCCATCATCTGCACAATGAGCCCTGCCCGAAGCCATATCGAGCAATCCAGGAACACTCTCTCGTTTGCAAGCTGTGCTAAGCAAATAGTTACCAATGCTCACGTCAATGTATTGATGTCTGATAAGGCACTGATAAAGCATCTACAGAAAGAACTTGCAAGATTGGAGAATGAACTGAGATACCGTGGAGCTGCCTCCATCACGTATCATCCTGATGCCCTGAGCGAAAAAGATGCCCAGATCAAAAAG ATGGAGCGAGAAATCAAGGAGCTGATGCAGCAGAGAGATCTTGCTCAGTCCCGACTTGAGCATTTGCTCCGACCTATGGCAGATGACCAATTTTCTAGGCAATGG GAAGAATCCAGTCAATCTGAGCTATCCTATTTACACAGTGCATGTGAAGATGCACTGTCGATCTCCGATGTATCTGGTGTTACGTATCAAATTCCAGATTTTGACTCTTCTATGTTTGGTAGGCCGGAAGAAGGCAACAACTACAACATCTGCCTAGAGTTTTCGGATACCATGAATCCACCTAGCAAACACATCCCTCAGCAGGGAAGGGATGAAATCATTGGAGCTGCGTATGCAGATTCCGAAGACCAATGCAAGGAGGTTCAGTGTATTGAGATACATGCCTTGAGCACAAACAGAAGCGATGAGTTCAATCTCTTGTTGAATGATGAAGATGATAGTCTGCTACATTTGACAGATGAAAAGATGCTTGGGGATCCTACAGCAGAATCTTTAGGAAATGCACACTGGATACCTGCAAAGGAGCAATCGATGAAGATCGCGACAAGAACGATCGAGAATTTTGTCAAGCTTCGTACTGATGGATTATCATCTACATTGCCTTCGATGCAAACACTGATGAATTCCAGGGAGTTGGGACTAACCAGAAGTAAAAGCTGCAACGCAAGCATGATGAGCAGTTCAATCGTGTCTTGGCTCCAAAATGTTGAGCGAGATAAAAGCACACAACCTGACATCTTAAAAGAGTTTGCTGAAAAGCCTAGTGAGGATCAAAGAAGACTAGAAAATGAGACTCCCTCAATCGGAGAATCGGAGGACTTGGAAAAATCCACTTCCTTTGAAGTGCTAAAAACTGAGGATATCAAAGCTGTTCATGAAGAGGTTGATACCGGTGCTCATGATTCTTATTCAGGAAAGATTGAGACAGAGGAAACTACTGATCAG CTTACCGAGGATATGATTCCGGAGACTCAAGCAACTCGATTACAAACCATTGAAGCTGTGAAGACTGTTGAGGATGCAGCCATGGACGCGCTGGAGTTCCAGAGAGAGCAACAGGAGATAATCCAGCTTTGGCATGCGTGCGAAGTCCCCTTGGTCCACCGATCTTGCTTTTTCCTACTCTTCAAAGGCGACCCAGCCGACTCCTTCTACATGGAAGTCGAACGAAGAAGGCTTTCCTTTCTAAGGAACAGCTTCGCTCTTGGAAACGTTGGCGGCGTAGCGGCAGAAGATGGTCACATATTTAGTCTTGCGTCAAG CTCGAGATATATCCGCCGGGAGAGGGAGATGCTGTGTCGGGAGATGCATAAGAAACTGTCGTCGGCTGAGAGAGAGGCGCTCTACGCCAAGTGGGGAATTGCGTTGAACTCCAGGCAGAGGAGTCTGCAGCTGGCTCAACTCCTCTGGACTCAGACCGACCTGCAACATGTGAGAGAGAGCGCATCGCTTGTGGCCGAGCTGATCGGATTTGAGGAGCACGGGCAGGCCATGAAGGAGATGTTTGGGCTCAGCTTCACACCACAGAAAACTCACAAGAGATCCTCCAGCTGGTGGCACGGCAAGTTCCCCCTCCTGTGA
- the LOC135605356 gene encoding endoglucanase 23-like, which produces MTPFFLLQLLLSVSLTLASSHDYHEALSKSILFFEGQRSGKLPPDQRAGWRGDSALSDGSEAGVDLTGGYYDAGDNVKFGFPMAFTTTMLSWSVIEFGELMPADELRNAAVAIRWATDYLLKTISHPGLVFVQVGNPISDHNCWERPEDMDTARTVYNVSADRPGSEVAGETAAALAAASMVFRDIDPGYSQTLLENAMRAFEFADTYKGAYSDDPQLKAGVCPFYCDFDGYQDELLWGAAWLRRASQNDSFLDYIQNNGKTLGADDNINEFGWDNKHAGLNVLVSKEFMEGQALSLESYKEFADSFMCTLIPESSSSHIQFTPGGLIYRPGGSNMQHVTSISFLLLTYAKYLSKSSQTANCGSIQVDPSSLQLQAKKQVDYLLGDNPMNMSYMVGYGDRYPQRIHHRGSSLPSVSSHPQFIACKDGSDYYKSANPNPNPLVGAVVGGPGEDDVYEDDRADFRKSEPTTYINAPLVGVLAYFVANPNAGLVLT; this is translated from the exons ATGACACCCTTCTTTCTTCTTCAACTACTGCTTTCTGTGTCGCTGACATTGGCAAGTAGTCATGACTACCATGAGGCTTTGAGCAAATCTATTCTCTTCTTTGAAGGCCAGAGGTCCGGGAAGCTCCCCCCGGACCAGAGAGCCGGATGGCGTGGAGACTCCGCGCTGTCCGACGGCTCGGAGGCCGGGGTCGACCTCACCGGAGGCTACTACGACGCCGGCGACAACGTCAAGTTTGGCTTCCCTATGGCCTTCACCACCACGATGCTGTCATGGAGCGTTATCGAGTTCGGCGAACTGATGCCGGCCGACGAGCTCCGCAACGCCGCGGTGGCCATCCGATGGGCCACGGATTACCTGCTGAAGACCATCTCCCACCCCGGCCTTGTTTTCGTTCAG GTGGGGAATCCTATAAGCGACCACAACTGCTGGGAGCGGCCGGAGGACATGGACACGGCGCGGACGGTGTACAACGTGAGCGCCGACAGACCGGGGTCGGAGGTGGCGGGCGAGACGGCGGCCGCATTGGCGGCAGCGTCCATGGTGTTCCGTGACATTGATCCAGGCTACTCCCAGACGCTGTTGGAGAACGCCATGAGGGCGTTCGAGTTCGCCGACACCTACAAGGGGGCTTACAGCGATGACCCGCAGCTCAAAGCTGGAGTGTGCCCCTTCTATTGTGACTTCGATGGGTATCAG GATGAGTTACTATGGGGAGCAGCATGGCTAAGAAGGGCCTCACAAAATGACTCTTTCCTCGACTACATCCAAAACAATGGTAAAACTCTTGGAGCAGATGACAACATCAATGAGTTTGGGTGGGACAACAAGCATGCCGGCCTCAATGTTCTTGTCTCCAAG GAGTTCATGGAAGGACAAGCTCTCTCTCTGGAATCCTACAAAGAGTTTGCCGACAGCTTTATGTGTACACTCATTCCAGAGTCTTCATCCTCACACATCCAGTTCACTCCTGGTGGGCTCATCTACAGGCCCGGAGGCAGCAATATGCAGCATGTGACCTCCATCTCCTTCCTTCTCCTAACCTATGCCAAGTACCTCTCCAAGTCATCGCAGACCGCGAATTGCGGCAGCATCCAAGTTGACCCATCATCCCTTCAGCTTCAAGCAAAGAAACAG GTCGATTATTTGTTAGGCGACAACCCCATGAACATGTCATATATGGTCGGATATGGCGATCGATACCCGCAGAGAATTCACCACCGGGGTTCTTCGTTGCCGTCAGTGTCGAGCCACCCTCAGTTTATTGCATGCAAGGATGGCTCAGACTACTACAAGTctgctaaccctaaccctaatcccCTCGTCGGCGCCGTGGTCGGCGGGCCGGGCGAAGATGACGTTTACGAGGATGATCGTGCCGATTTCCGGAAATCCGAGCCGACTACCTACATCAATGCTCCATTAGTTGGAGTCCTGGCATACTTTGTGGCAAACCCTAATGCCGGCCTCGTGCTGACTTAG